The Staphylococcus simiae genome includes the window ATTTCATTTATATTTCCCTTTTAAAAAAGGTGATAAGCATATATATCTTATCACCCATTTAAACTATATCAAGTCAGAGTCAACAGTAATTATTCTGCAGTTGCTTCTGTTTCTTCTGATTTTTCTTTTTCATCTAAATCGATGTTTTGCTCTGCAGCAACTTCTTCATTAGATACGCCTTGTTGTCCTTCTATGACAGCATCTGCCATTTTACCAGTTAATAATTTAACGGCACGAATAGCATCATCGTTTGCTGGGATAACGTAATCAATTTCATCTGGATCACAGTTAGTATCAACGATACCTACGATAGGAATATTTAATTTACGTGCTTCAGCAATAGCGTTACGCTCTTTACGAGGGTCAACTACGAATAATGCTTGAGGCATTGTTTTCATATCACGAATACCGCCTAAGAATTTGATTAAACGGTCGTATTCTTTTTTAAGTTCAACAACTTCTTTTTTAGGTAAAACTTCGAACAAACCATCTTCTTCCATTTTTTCAATTTCAGAGATACGTTTGATACGTTTTGAGATTGTTTTATAGTTAGTTAATAATCCACCTAACCATCTTTGGTTAATGTAGAATTGTCCAGCACGTTCTGCTTCAGCTTTAACTGAT containing:
- the rpsB gene encoding 30S ribosomal protein S2 encodes the protein MAVISMKQLLEAGVHFGHQTRRWNPKMKKYIFTERNGIYIIDLQKTVKKVDEAYYFLKQVSEDGGKVLFVGTKKQAQESVKAEAERAGQFYINQRWLGGLLTNYKTISKRIKRISEIEKMEEDGLFEVLPKKEVVELKKEYDRLIKFLGGIRDMKTMPQALFVVDPRKERNAIAEARKLNIPIVGIVDTNCDPDEIDYVIPANDDAIRAVKLLTGKMADAVIEGQQGVSNEEVAAEQNIDLDEKEKSEETEATAE